Below is a genomic region from Tissierellales bacterium.
TATTTTTTAATCTTTTTCCAAGTTTGTTTAGTGATTTTGTATAATTTATGATTCTTTATTTTGCTTCCATCCTCTACCTTTGGATGGTCAAAATTACATACATAACTCATACCCAATCGTTTCATTACATTTTCAGATGGTTCATTTAGTTCCGCTGTAAATGAATAAACCTCATCAAATCCCAAATTCTCAAATCCATATTTTAAGCAAGCTTGTGCTCCCTCAGTAGCATAGCCATTATGCCATTGTGATTTATCCAATCTCCAACCAATTTCAACACATGGAGTGAATTCTGCTATAAATACAGCTGTCGAAAAACCAATATAACCAATAAACTCACCAGTCTCTTTTATCTCTACTGCC
It encodes:
- a CDS encoding GNAT family N-acetyltransferase, coding for MTSYIFESERLGFRIWRETDRKIFAAINADKETMKYFPSTMTKDASNDLVDRFKAHMAAKGFGPWAVEIKETGEFIGYIGFSTAVFIAEFTPCVEIGWRLDKSQWHNGYATEGAQACLKYGFENLGFDEVYSFTAELNEPSENVMKRLGMSYVCNFDHPKVEDGSKIKNHKLYKITKQTWKKIKK